The Daphnia pulicaria isolate SC F1-1A chromosome 12, SC_F0-13Bv2, whole genome shotgun sequence genome segment GCACTGCAACTCTTCTGGTTCGTCATCCCTCTCATCCGTTCATTTGTTACTTCACCTTTTTTTAGCAGATTCCCTCCCGATGTTATGGAACCGCTATTTTACACAGGATCATCTTTTATATCTTTCTAGAGTACACAGCAGTTAGATGaaacaacatattttttttagcttgtataaaacaatttcaatgcTGTGGTTATAAAGAGAAACGATTCACTTGGCTGCGCAGAGGTCATCGCCCCCTGTTATGTTCTCCGTGATTCCATGGAATTGTGAAATGCTATTCTTGGGCGGATGGTGGCATTCTTCATGTCTGGCTGCGTGACGATAGTCAAATTGTCGGTACATTATTACGGAGTTAGCGCGACTCTGAATTAAAACGATAACGTCGACCGGTCCCTCTCTATACGTCTGTGTACTGTACATAATACcccgatttttaaaataaagtataATTATCATCCAATCCTGACATGTATTATTAAactgaatatttttgtttcaatttaagAAACGACTGGATACGTGCCAAATGTCGGACCCACTTGTAGCTTTAATTATAGAGGCATCGAGAATAGTATAGGCAATTTATTTTAGCTTGTATTAATGAGGGAACAAACTGTGTTAGATATTTATTTGTAATACTTAATTCCATTTTTgcatttgtaaaataaaactatAGGAATTAATAAGTAAATAGAAAACAGCACGTTATTATTGACACGATATATTGACATCTTCAATCACTCATATTATTACCGACGAGGAATTATAGAATCTGGAATTATACCACGTCAGTTCCATGCCGACGTAATCTTCTTGGCCTCCGAGGATCGATATGGGCCGCTTGAGCCACGGATTGGGCCGCGAACTGAAACGAACAAATCGCCCGGTTGATTCCAGATCTTGCAGGATGCCCACATAACGCCTGAATGTCTCCAACGTATCGTTGGCGTTGAAATGGATTTCAACGGCCAGCTGTTTGACTTTGTCTGCCAGAAAACCGGACCGCAACATTTGCGGAATGGCGTCCCATTCGTAGAACTCAATGTCCATTTTAAGGACGTCGATAAGCGTCGGTTGATGGCCCAGCATCTCGTAGATGGACGAGGCCGTCTTCATGTTCCACTTTGTGGTGGGGTGTGCTTCATTCTTGCCGGACAGGCCGAGGTTATGGAAATGAATGTGTCGACTCCGGTCGTAGTCGCCGACGCCCATCGACGGATCGAATGAATAAACTTGACAGCCGAACTTGGCCATGGCTTCGTCAAAGGTCCACTGATTGTTGATGCCGAACGAGTAGACGAGGCAGTTGTCATAGACGGGCGAGATGAACTGGTCGAGGCAGACGGCCTTGTGTCCGTCGGGCgccgcaacgccgccgccgttCCAAACCCAATAGCCAAAATCGACAGCGAATAAGCACG includes the following:
- the LOC124316729 gene encoding probable methyltransferase-like protein 24, which gives rise to MNVRRVCWVGLATFAFVLIAISLLKMNPKFNQFQTLVDFTETQTAAGNMSAKEIFRYLHWTNSTSCLFAVDFGYWVWNGGGVAAPDGHKAVCLDQFISPVYDNCLVYSFGINNQWTFDEAMAKFGCQVYSFDPSMGVGDYDRSRHIHFHNLGLSGKNEAHPTTKWNMKTASSIYEMLGHQPTLIDVLKMDIEFYEWDAIPQMLRSGFLADKVKQLAVEIHFNANDTLETFRRYVGILQDLESTGRFVRFSSRPNPWLKRPISILGGQEDYVGMELTWYNSRFYNSSSVII